In one Neobacillus sp. CF12 genomic region, the following are encoded:
- a CDS encoding response regulator, with protein MAYKVLLADDEKIIVEGISSVIDWAALDLELVATARNGIDAYEKIVDYMPDIVISDIRMPGMDGLSLVAKVNIKYPSVKFILLSGFSEFEYARTAMQYGVKNYLLKPCNVEKITAALNEVINELQEKKDQDNFICQLREKYEKAQPYMKAQWLTEFLLNKSHSNMDLSFYQKLFNSEIRNQQVRLILFKLEGEFSYEHLFAIKNIGAEIFDSTLLNTTIGEYELFLVEDDQDSEKLHDKILKIRELLHQYYKRDTTVAISKRDNVQNIRSLYREAIECMEHRFYLGEGSIISKKDILPSNTTTSTVFILDEQQLVLKIKSGHIDDVCEEMASIFEKMAELRQGIDLTKSYCIQLYMAIVQTVDTECMQTYLMGTSALLGMETVQQMKEYIETTAKKITNEYYQRFKSKQTSVISKVIDIVNRNLGNPDLSLKMVANKILYMNPDYLGKLFRQETGQKFSAYLTKLRIERAVDLIVEMDDVKVITLAEMIGFGDNPQYFSQVFKKYTGYTPSEYRNIT; from the coding sequence ATGGCATACAAAGTGTTATTAGCAGATGACGAAAAAATTATTGTCGAAGGTATTTCCAGTGTAATCGATTGGGCAGCGTTGGATTTGGAGCTTGTGGCAACGGCAAGAAATGGGATTGATGCGTATGAAAAAATAGTCGATTATATGCCTGATATTGTTATCAGTGATATCAGAATGCCCGGCATGGATGGCCTAAGTCTTGTAGCGAAGGTTAACATTAAATATCCTTCGGTAAAATTTATATTATTGTCAGGATTTAGCGAGTTTGAATATGCTAGAACCGCCATGCAATATGGTGTGAAAAATTATTTGTTAAAGCCATGTAATGTCGAGAAAATTACCGCAGCACTTAATGAGGTAATAAATGAATTACAGGAAAAAAAGGACCAGGACAACTTTATCTGCCAACTTCGCGAGAAATATGAAAAAGCTCAACCCTATATGAAAGCACAGTGGTTAACAGAATTCCTTTTAAATAAGAGTCATTCAAATATGGACTTATCTTTCTATCAAAAGCTTTTTAATAGTGAGATTAGAAATCAGCAAGTGAGACTAATCCTTTTCAAACTGGAAGGCGAATTTTCTTATGAGCATTTGTTTGCTATAAAAAATATTGGGGCAGAAATATTTGATTCGACTCTGTTAAATACCACAATTGGCGAATATGAACTATTTTTAGTTGAAGATGACCAGGACTCGGAAAAACTGCATGACAAAATTTTAAAGATACGAGAACTCCTTCACCAATACTACAAAAGGGATACCACAGTAGCTATAAGTAAAAGGGACAATGTACAAAATATCAGAAGCCTGTACCGTGAAGCAATCGAATGTATGGAACACCGTTTTTATTTGGGAGAAGGAAGCATTATTAGCAAAAAAGATATTTTACCTTCTAATACAACTACCTCAACTGTTTTTATTCTTGATGAACAGCAGCTTGTTTTGAAAATCAAGTCTGGGCATATCGATGATGTTTGTGAGGAAATGGCTAGCATCTTTGAAAAAATGGCTGAATTGCGACAGGGTATTGATTTAACAAAATCCTATTGTATACAGCTCTACATGGCCATTGTACAGACTGTCGATACAGAGTGTATGCAAACTTACCTAATGGGGACCTCCGCATTATTAGGAATGGAAACGGTTCAGCAGATGAAGGAATATATCGAAACCACAGCAAAAAAAATAACGAATGAATACTATCAAAGATTTAAATCCAAACAGACATCTGTGATTAGTAAAGTAATAGACATTGTTAATAGAAATCTGGGTAATCCCGATCTGTCCCTTAAAATGGTGGCGAATAAAATTCTTTATATGAATCCGGATTATCTGGGAAAACTGTTTAGACAAGAAACAGGCCAAAAATTTTCAGCCTATCTGACAAAGCTTAGGATTGAAAGGGCAGTAGATCTTATAGTGGAAATGGACGATGTAAAGGTAATAACGTTGGCGGAGATGATTGGCTTTGGCGATAATCCGCAATATTTTAGCCAGGTGTTTAAGAAATATACTGGCTATACACCATCCGAATATCGAAACATTACATGA
- a CDS encoding CAP domain-containing protein — MIKKPLGLLLSGVLTFGLAACNNNNDAADEVRTSRVDRDNTILNVGNGRDDGIDHNGPLTEDYTNRDNNDPDWDRNGYNRNNNDDYITNVNNDRTNNRNNRTRNVNNNRTTNRNMNTNNVNYNRLHDNDWDIDRNFNNIRTNNNNNNNNMNDMLDISADRTTLDSKHYPHTKAVLIQHAQYRYIPFGSVQWYQFGGPQGKAPTQQQQPTAQAPNQQPAAPAPTAPAPKPAAPAPTAPAPAPAPAPAAPKPAAPAAPAPATGDVAQFVQQVIDLTNAQRSKNGLPALKADSQLNGVAQKKSVDMAQNNYFSHTSPTYGSPFDMMRDFGVTYKSAGENIAQGQRTPQEVVTAWMNSEGHRKNILSANFTHIGVGYEKSGNHWTQMFIGK; from the coding sequence TTGATAAAAAAGCCTTTAGGCTTATTACTATCAGGGGTTTTGACATTCGGTCTTGCTGCATGTAATAACAACAATGATGCAGCTGACGAAGTACGTACAAGTAGGGTTGATCGAGACAATACCATTTTAAATGTTGGTAATGGCAGAGATGATGGGATTGACCATAATGGTCCGCTCACCGAAGATTACACCAATAGAGATAACAACGATCCGGACTGGGATCGAAATGGATATAATCGGAACAACAATGACGATTATATTACCAATGTAAATAATGATCGTACAAACAACCGTAACAACAGAACGAGAAATGTTAATAACAACCGTACAACCAATCGAAACATGAATACCAATAATGTAAATTACAATCGTTTACATGATAATGATTGGGATATAGACCGTAATTTCAACAATATACGGACCAACAATAACAATAATAACAACAATATGAATGATATGCTTGATATATCAGCGGATCGTACAACATTGGATAGTAAACATTACCCTCATACAAAAGCAGTTTTGATTCAACATGCTCAGTATAGGTATATCCCGTTTGGCTCTGTACAATGGTATCAGTTTGGAGGTCCACAAGGAAAGGCTCCAACTCAGCAGCAACAGCCGACTGCACAAGCACCAAATCAACAACCAGCAGCTCCGGCACCAACTGCGCCAGCACCAAAACCAGCAGCACCGGCGCCAACAGCACCGGCACCAGCACCAGCACCAGCACCAGCAGCACCAAAACCAGCGGCTCCAGCAGCACCAGCACCTGCTACAGGTGATGTTGCTCAATTCGTCCAGCAGGTAATTGATTTAACAAATGCACAGCGAAGCAAAAATGGCCTTCCAGCTTTAAAAGCTGACAGCCAATTAAATGGCGTTGCTCAAAAGAAATCTGTTGATATGGCGCAGAACAATTATTTCTCACATACAAGCCCAACGTATGGCTCACCATTTGATATGATGAGGGACTTTGGCGTAACGTATAAGTCTGCAGGTGAAAATATCGCTCAAGGACAACGTACACCGCAGGAAGTTGTAACTGCATGGATGAACAGTGAAGGGCATAGAAAAAACATTTTAAGCGCTAACTTTACTCACATTGGAGTAGGGTACGAAAAGTCAGGTAACCACTGGACACAAATGTTTATTGGTAAATAA
- a CDS encoding N-acetylmuramoyl-L-alanine amidase: protein MLKISWDAGHAGFGVTPGKRALDNSMYEWDFNDGVVDYAMEALSHYENVEQLRVDDPSGRVDVPLSERANRANQWGSHLHISVHGNAATPAANGIETFIHPSASALNRDIALHIHNYVINRTNRVNRGLKTADFQILRATNADSLLIEGGFMTNPEELALMKTNEYRAIVGRAIADAIVTKFNLKRKNAPVSQQPTNVIRYIYTGGYAGPALLEIHNYLLKTGHNYDTKRGPDGSIVFLIGPFDTGMANFKEAAASISKFDSNMRLMTREEAAEWRQ from the coding sequence ATGTTAAAAATATCTTGGGACGCTGGACATGCTGGTTTTGGGGTTACACCTGGAAAACGTGCGCTAGACAACTCCATGTATGAATGGGACTTTAACGATGGTGTAGTCGATTACGCCATGGAAGCTCTATCACATTACGAGAATGTCGAACAACTACGAGTAGACGACCCTTCCGGTAGAGTAGATGTACCATTATCTGAGCGAGCGAACCGCGCTAATCAATGGGGCTCACACCTCCATATTTCCGTTCACGGTAATGCAGCCACCCCTGCGGCAAATGGAATTGAAACCTTCATTCATCCAAGTGCTTCTGCACTAAATCGTGACATTGCTTTACACATTCATAATTATGTGATTAACCGTACAAATCGGGTAAACCGTGGATTAAAAACTGCGGATTTTCAAATCCTTCGCGCTACGAATGCAGACAGTTTACTAATTGAGGGTGGTTTTATGACCAACCCTGAAGAATTGGCTTTAATGAAAACAAACGAATACCGGGCAATAGTCGGTCGGGCAATTGCCGATGCCATTGTTACGAAGTTCAATTTAAAACGAAAGAATGCACCAGTAAGTCAACAGCCTACTAACGTAATCCGTTACATTTATACGGGTGGTTATGCTGGTCCGGCTTTGTTAGAGATTCATAATTATCTTTTAAAGACTGGACATAACTACGATACAAAACGTGGACCAGATGGTTCTATTGTGTTTCTGATCGGTCCATTTGACACTGGTATGGCAAATTTCAAAGAAGCTGCAGCCTCAATATCAAAGTTTGACAGCAATATGAGACTCATGACACGAGAAGAAGCAGCCGAGTGGCGGCAATAA
- a CDS encoding extracellular solute-binding protein, producing the protein MILSVTACSSNSDDATDSKNVNNKVTLRVAWWGGQSRHDYTMKVIDMYEKKNPHVKIIAEYANWDDYWKRLAPMAAASQLPDVIQMDTAYLFQYGKKGQLENLTQFLKDGTIDSSSIDENAISGGMMADKLYGFTLGSNVLTVITNDDLLKEAGLKMDDENWNWDDFEKMAVDVQKGTGKYGTNGMNPTHVFFPYYLRTQGERFYREDGTGLGYSDDKLFIQYFERQLRLVNANAFPTPDAEAHIKGLEDEFIVTGEAALTWNWSNQFSGFAQSDKATLSLNLPPEHTKEAALFLRPSMFFSIPKSSKQKQEAAKFIDFFVNNVEANKLIKGDRGVPVSSKVVKGIKPELAEAETKIFDYVEKASKNISKADPPDPLGSAEVMNVLKDISEQILFKKITPEDGARSFREQAEKILEMNK; encoded by the coding sequence ATGATCCTTTCCGTCACTGCCTGCAGCTCAAACAGTGATGATGCCACTGATAGTAAAAATGTAAATAATAAAGTGACACTGAGAGTAGCCTGGTGGGGAGGGCAATCAAGACATGATTATACGATGAAAGTAATCGACATGTATGAAAAGAAAAACCCTCATGTGAAAATTATAGCGGAATATGCCAACTGGGATGATTATTGGAAAAGGCTTGCTCCAATGGCTGCAGCCAGCCAGCTGCCTGATGTCATTCAAATGGATACAGCCTACTTGTTTCAATATGGAAAGAAAGGGCAACTGGAAAATTTAACGCAGTTTTTAAAGGATGGGACGATTGATAGTAGTTCGATTGATGAAAATGCTATTTCCGGCGGGATGATGGCTGATAAATTATACGGATTTACACTGGGTTCAAACGTTCTAACTGTTATAACAAATGACGATCTATTAAAAGAAGCTGGCCTTAAAATGGACGATGAAAACTGGAATTGGGACGACTTTGAAAAAATGGCGGTCGATGTCCAAAAAGGTACAGGGAAATACGGTACAAATGGAATGAATCCTACACATGTATTTTTTCCTTACTATTTAAGAACACAAGGTGAGCGGTTTTATCGTGAAGATGGAACTGGGCTCGGCTATTCGGACGATAAATTATTCATTCAGTACTTTGAGAGGCAACTTAGATTAGTGAATGCTAATGCTTTTCCAACTCCAGATGCCGAAGCACATATAAAAGGACTAGAAGATGAATTTATTGTAACTGGAGAAGCAGCATTGACCTGGAACTGGTCCAATCAATTTTCAGGTTTTGCCCAATCTGATAAAGCAACGCTATCACTTAACCTGCCACCAGAGCACACGAAAGAGGCAGCATTATTTTTAAGACCAAGTATGTTCTTTTCCATTCCTAAGAGTTCAAAGCAAAAACAAGAAGCTGCCAAGTTTATCGATTTCTTTGTAAATAATGTAGAAGCCAATAAGTTGATCAAAGGTGACCGTGGAGTCCCAGTATCTTCAAAGGTTGTTAAAGGGATCAAGCCGGAATTGGCAGAGGCGGAAACCAAAATCTTTGATTATGTTGAAAAAGCATCAAAGAATATTAGCAAAGCCGACCCGCCTGATCCACTGGGCAGTGCAGAAGTAATGAATGTGTTGAAAGATATATCTGAACAGATTTTATTCAAGAAAATTACCCCAGAAGATGGGGCGAGGTCGTTTAGAGAACAAGCTGAAAAGATTTTAGAAATGAATAAGTAA
- a CDS encoding sensor histidine kinase, which produces MKRIWFYFTNTYNNSKLNVKLFLTISLIMVTTLVLVLAGIRYAFSLYDEQIYSKSSQVLMMSSNSIEEKLERVEEVSYEIAVDPHIQSILSALQGNVEKYEFYRLEQELEDELVKYVGSEKYIQSINLFDSFGREFLAGSSSNSLKEKDKEFALNQAEKYEGENHWMEIDENNGFLTSVRLIRSYENLNFENIGKLMVRVNLDKIVSDLPKPHGDLAGNIVISDGEHVFYSEKGMDHINNNQFLAKDEQGYGIEKINGERFFVNHFTTDFEDWTYWSIIPFNKLFSKINAVKYSLVLVFMLLFVILISLGFNFLRRITNPILELSATMQKVQNGNFTIVNSLNHSKIYEDEIGILYRNFITMIHRIDELIQENYSKQLLIKETEFKALQAQINPHFLYNTLESINWLAIINKQKEISNMVEALGHLMRNSINFTEDIITLEEELDIVKSYLTIQKYRFDDRLEFQLDIPSNCLKCRIPKLILQPLLENSFKHVVETSIDTSVIKLQAYQEEDKLLIRIEDNGLGIDPLILHKVKEGTVKPRGTGIGLNNIDTRIRLFTGEPHGLRIENLLGKGTAVTVVLPFQSE; this is translated from the coding sequence ATGAAAAGGATATGGTTCTACTTCACGAATACCTATAATAATTCTAAGCTCAACGTAAAGCTTTTTTTGACCATTTCATTAATTATGGTGACCACCCTGGTACTTGTACTGGCAGGTATTCGATATGCTTTTTCCCTTTATGATGAGCAAATCTATTCAAAATCCTCACAAGTGTTGATGATGTCCTCGAATAGCATCGAAGAGAAACTTGAGAGAGTGGAGGAAGTAAGTTATGAAATAGCTGTCGACCCGCATATTCAAAGTATCTTATCAGCGCTTCAAGGAAATGTTGAGAAGTATGAGTTTTATCGTCTTGAACAGGAATTGGAAGATGAATTGGTAAAATATGTTGGATCTGAGAAGTATATTCAATCTATTAATCTGTTTGATTCATTTGGAAGGGAATTTTTAGCCGGCTCCAGCAGCAACTCATTAAAAGAAAAAGATAAGGAATTTGCTCTTAACCAGGCTGAAAAGTATGAAGGAGAAAACCATTGGATGGAAATAGACGAGAATAATGGGTTTTTAACTTCAGTCCGGCTTATCCGTTCTTATGAGAATCTTAACTTTGAAAATATCGGCAAACTTATGGTTCGTGTTAATTTAGATAAGATTGTAAGCGATTTACCAAAACCCCATGGAGATTTGGCCGGAAATATTGTGATATCAGATGGGGAACACGTTTTTTATTCAGAAAAAGGAATGGATCATATCAACAACAATCAATTCCTAGCAAAAGATGAGCAAGGTTACGGTATTGAAAAAATCAATGGAGAAAGATTTTTTGTTAACCATTTCACAACGGATTTTGAGGATTGGACCTACTGGAGCATTATTCCATTTAATAAGTTGTTTTCTAAGATAAATGCCGTGAAATATTCCTTGGTGTTGGTGTTTATGTTGCTGTTCGTGATTCTTATTTCTCTTGGTTTTAATTTTTTAAGAAGAATTACGAATCCTATTTTAGAATTGTCTGCTACCATGCAAAAAGTCCAAAACGGGAATTTTACAATTGTAAATTCGTTAAATCATTCTAAGATTTATGAAGATGAGATAGGGATTCTATATCGGAACTTTATAACCATGATTCATAGAATTGATGAGTTAATCCAGGAGAATTATTCTAAGCAACTATTAATAAAGGAAACCGAATTTAAAGCCCTACAGGCTCAGATAAATCCTCATTTTTTGTACAATACGCTAGAGTCCATCAATTGGTTAGCAATCATAAACAAACAGAAGGAAATTTCAAACATGGTTGAAGCACTTGGACATCTCATGAGAAACTCCATCAATTTTACTGAAGATATCATTACCTTGGAGGAAGAACTTGATATTGTCAAAAGTTATTTAACAATCCAAAAATATAGGTTTGATGACCGATTGGAATTTCAATTGGATATTCCTTCCAATTGTTTGAAATGCAGAATCCCAAAATTAATTCTTCAGCCACTTCTTGAAAATTCATTCAAGCATGTAGTTGAGACTTCCATTGATACGTCTGTTATTAAATTACAGGCTTATCAGGAGGAGGACAAGCTTCTCATTCGGATAGAAGATAATGGTCTGGGCATAGACCCACTCATTCTCCATAAAGTAAAAGAGGGAACAGTGAAACCAAGAGGGACGGGAATAGGGCTGAATAACATTGATACAAGGATAAGGCTTTTCACAGGCGAACCGCATGGATTAAGAATTGAAAATCTTTTGGGAAAAGGGACCGCGGTTACAGTGGTTTTACCTTTTCAATCGGAGTGA
- a CDS encoding MFS transporter — protein MKRQPKFINYLSYGLGDFLGAGAFALTAAWLLFFLTTFCNLSAVQAGSIFAIARIVDAIAAPTMGYITDNFHKTKLGRRFGRRKFFILAAIPLVLVYTLIWVDGFNYWYYLVTYILFEIVYSMVLIPYDTLAAEMSNDYKVRSKFTGARMFVAQASAVFAAFIPGRLVEALGKDDPLTFLYSGMIFTVIFLIVLTLLYKNTWERPLDEIPVEKTISKRTFLQNVHKIYADLFSTLRVKTFRHHLGMYLGGYLSQDVFNAVFTYFVVFALMQSAVDASNLLTFMYAMQIFGVWIALTLTIKLNPAPAFRAAVLFFIAGIVGFIILKNTGTLNSTALLFVMIGICGLGRGGLNYIPWNNYAFIPDVDEALTGQRREGVFAGVMSLIRKGTQALAVFLVSVALQEAGFVSGQGSQPESAVNMIISILLFGTLFFLVGGLIVSYRYKLTKENHVILLDEIERLKNGGSKKDVTPEARQVFEQLTGWEYEKSWGNNKIGYENLIKYKENQDNQTKHKKAV, from the coding sequence ATGAAGAGACAACCGAAGTTTATTAATTATTTGTCTTATGGTTTAGGTGACTTTTTAGGGGCAGGAGCCTTTGCATTAACAGCAGCATGGTTACTGTTCTTCTTAACAACTTTTTGTAATTTATCTGCTGTTCAAGCCGGTTCTATATTTGCTATCGCTCGAATCGTGGATGCCATCGCAGCACCAACTATGGGTTATATAACAGATAATTTTCATAAAACAAAACTAGGCCGCCGTTTTGGCAGACGTAAATTCTTTATATTAGCTGCCATTCCACTTGTGCTTGTGTACACCTTAATTTGGGTGGATGGATTTAATTACTGGTACTACTTAGTAACCTATATTTTGTTTGAAATTGTGTATTCAATGGTTTTAATTCCTTATGATACGCTTGCAGCCGAAATGAGCAATGACTACAAAGTACGTTCAAAGTTTACGGGTGCAAGAATGTTTGTTGCCCAAGCATCAGCAGTATTCGCAGCATTTATTCCTGGTCGACTTGTAGAAGCATTAGGAAAAGATGATCCTCTTACATTCTTATATTCAGGTATGATTTTTACAGTAATCTTTTTAATTGTTTTAACCCTGCTATACAAAAATACATGGGAACGACCACTTGATGAAATACCTGTAGAAAAAACGATAAGTAAAAGAACTTTCCTTCAAAATGTTCATAAGATTTATGCGGACTTGTTCTCAACCTTACGAGTAAAAACATTCCGTCACCATCTTGGGATGTATCTAGGAGGATATTTAAGTCAAGACGTTTTTAATGCGGTATTTACTTATTTTGTTGTCTTTGCTCTCATGCAAAGTGCCGTTGATGCTTCGAATTTATTAACTTTTATGTATGCCATGCAAATATTTGGAGTATGGATTGCTCTTACATTAACCATTAAATTGAATCCTGCTCCGGCTTTTAGAGCAGCAGTACTCTTCTTTATAGCAGGAATCGTTGGGTTCATCATATTGAAAAATACAGGGACACTCAATAGCACCGCTTTATTATTTGTAATGATTGGAATTTGCGGTTTAGGTCGTGGTGGATTGAATTACATTCCATGGAATAACTACGCATTTATTCCAGATGTAGATGAAGCATTAACTGGTCAAAGACGTGAAGGTGTGTTCGCTGGTGTCATGAGTTTAATCAGAAAAGGAACACAGGCTTTAGCTGTCTTTTTAGTAAGTGTTGCCTTACAAGAAGCAGGCTTTGTCTCTGGACAAGGTTCACAACCAGAATCAGCTGTAAACATGATCATTTCAATTCTGTTGTTTGGAACCCTTTTCTTTTTAGTGGGGGGGTTAATTGTCTCTTATCGTTACAAATTAACAAAAGAAAATCATGTGATCCTGTTAGATGAGATTGAACGGTTAAAAAATGGCGGCTCTAAAAAAGATGTTACTCCAGAAGCCCGTCAAGTTTTTGAACAATTAACAGGCTGGGAATATGAAAAATCATGGGGAAATAACAAGATTGGGTATGAGAATCTAATAAAGTATAAAGAAAATCAAGATAATCAAACGAAACATAAAAAAGCAGTGTAA
- a CDS encoding glycoside hydrolase family 88 protein has product MIQANVIEKDQIITYINLLMNNLTEIKDQTGEFLLNFDGLIVDDKSWHVWNWPQGVGLYGIYIYWKSTNDQKALDIINEWFNARFEEGVPPKNVNTMAPFLTLAFLYEDTKNQTYLPFLEEWAEWVMYEMPRTREDGLQHMTYGPENKNQLWDDTLMMTVLPLAKIGTLLNKPEYLEETKKQFLIHIKYLTDRKTGLWFHGWTFEENHNYAEALWARGNCWITIAIPEIIEILELKKGDFLHDFLIDTLNRQIEALAKYQNVSGLWHTLINDPTSYVEASASAGFAYGILKAVHKGYVSPDYKEVANKAIQGIIREINEEGALQKVSVGTGMGDTLDFYKEIRITTMPYGQSLAILALAEFLNTYK; this is encoded by the coding sequence GTGATACAGGCTAATGTTATAGAAAAGGATCAGATTATTACTTATATAAATTTATTGATGAATAATCTCACAGAAATTAAAGATCAGACTGGTGAATTTTTACTCAACTTTGATGGATTAATCGTTGATGATAAAAGTTGGCATGTTTGGAACTGGCCTCAAGGAGTAGGACTCTATGGGATCTATATATATTGGAAATCGACCAATGACCAAAAGGCGTTGGATATTATCAATGAATGGTTCAATGCTAGATTCGAAGAAGGTGTTCCACCCAAGAATGTCAATACTATGGCACCATTTTTAACATTGGCATTTTTATATGAGGATACCAAGAACCAGACTTATCTTCCATTTTTGGAGGAATGGGCTGAATGGGTTATGTACGAAATGCCGCGAACACGTGAAGATGGACTGCAGCATATGACCTATGGACCTGAAAATAAAAACCAACTTTGGGATGACACGTTGATGATGACAGTGCTGCCATTAGCCAAAATTGGAACGCTTCTTAACAAACCTGAATACTTGGAAGAGACCAAAAAACAGTTTCTAATCCACATCAAATATTTAACTGACCGAAAGACAGGATTATGGTTCCATGGCTGGACCTTTGAAGAAAATCATAATTATGCAGAAGCACTTTGGGCAAGAGGAAATTGCTGGATTACCATTGCGATTCCCGAAATTATTGAAATATTGGAATTAAAAAAGGGAGATTTTCTACATGATTTCCTAATTGATACATTGAACAGGCAAATCGAAGCACTTGCTAAATACCAAAATGTAAGCGGATTATGGCATACGTTAATTAATGACCCAACCTCTTATGTAGAAGCTTCAGCTTCAGCTGGTTTTGCCTATGGAATTTTAAAAGCAGTCCATAAGGGATATGTTAGCCCGGATTATAAAGAAGTTGCGAACAAAGCAATCCAGGGAATCATCAGAGAAATTAATGAAGAAGGCGCATTACAAAAAGTATCAGTAGGAACAGGGATGGGCGATACACTTGATTTTTACAAAGAAATCAGAATCACCACCATGCCGTACGGACAATCACTCGCAATACTAGCATTAGCTGAGTTTCTTAATACTTATAAGTAA
- a CDS encoding MFS transporter — protein MLRGVKTKDSAIVQGSISPSLLALYIDTLVMAIGFYMLVPILSVYFINHLGMSTALSGSIIAVSGLAQNGFRFFCGIAADRIGYKKTILLGVGIRIVGFTIYGIVHHPLGFAVAAFISGLGGAIFHPASFGAYARTTSEQMKTKIFSIRETLSNVGFILGPVIGMFLLRFDFSLVCFSSAFMFVIAFLLSWILLPKMDGEKTEEQKLILIVQKIMKDKGFLVFCLLIMGVWTLNVQLYLSVPVRAEILLDNVDSVAFLYMAGALFMVLLQIPVLQVLTKKIPQLHIMALGTFILGTSMLMFGFTIGLWSMLGVVLIFTLGQMLVVPTMNHIISNFSDSQSFATYFGFTGWSFAIGGFFGNTGGGYLHDLTINSQYPLVPWISLFLFGCFISIIFYKKGKPST, from the coding sequence ATGTTAAGAGGTGTAAAGACGAAAGATAGTGCGATTGTACAAGGTTCTATTAGTCCTAGTTTACTAGCATTGTACATTGATACATTAGTGATGGCAATTGGATTTTATATGCTGGTACCAATATTAAGTGTCTATTTTATCAATCATTTAGGGATGAGTACGGCGCTATCTGGATCAATTATTGCAGTCAGTGGTTTGGCTCAAAATGGATTTCGTTTTTTTTGTGGAATAGCGGCGGACCGAATCGGATACAAGAAGACAATTCTGCTAGGTGTTGGGATACGTATTGTTGGGTTTACCATATATGGTATCGTCCACCATCCTTTAGGGTTTGCAGTGGCAGCGTTTATTTCAGGTTTAGGAGGAGCAATCTTCCATCCGGCAAGTTTTGGGGCATATGCTAGAACAACAAGTGAACAAATGAAAACAAAAATATTCAGTATCCGTGAGACATTGAGCAACGTTGGATTTATTTTGGGACCCGTAATTGGGATGTTTCTTCTTCGATTTGATTTTTCTCTCGTCTGTTTTTCATCAGCTTTTATGTTTGTTATCGCTTTTTTATTGTCATGGATTCTCCTGCCTAAAATGGATGGTGAAAAGACAGAAGAACAGAAACTCATTCTAATAGTCCAAAAAATAATGAAGGATAAAGGTTTTCTTGTATTTTGTCTCTTAATAATGGGCGTGTGGACTTTAAATGTCCAACTCTACCTTTCCGTTCCTGTCAGAGCGGAAATATTGCTTGATAATGTTGACAGTGTTGCCTTTCTTTATATGGCTGGAGCATTATTTATGGTGCTACTCCAAATTCCAGTATTACAAGTTTTAACGAAGAAAATTCCTCAACTTCATATTATGGCATTAGGTACATTCATATTGGGAACGAGTATGCTGATGTTTGGATTCACTATTGGGCTGTGGTCGATGCTAGGGGTTGTGCTTATTTTTACCCTGGGACAAATGTTGGTTGTTCCTACCATGAATCACATAATATCAAATTTCTCTGATTCTCAGTCCTTTGCAACTTATTTTGGATTTACCGGCTGGAGCTTTGCCATAGGCGGATTCTTCGGCAATACAGGCGGGGGATACCTTCATGATCTCACCATAAACAGTCAGTACCCTTTAGTGCCATGGATTTCATTATTTTTATTTGGATGCTTTATTTCAATTATTTTTTATAAGAAAGGTAAACCTAGCACCTAA